In Bdellovibrio sp. GT3, one genomic interval encodes:
- the rpsU gene encoding 30S ribosomal protein S21 translates to MAMVKIKDGESFESAFRKFKKSCEKAGILSEVKKREHFEKPSVRLKKKSIAARKRAVKKSRKGWGE, encoded by the coding sequence GTGGCAATGGTTAAAATCAAAGACGGTGAGTCTTTTGAATCAGCGTTCCGTAAATTCAAAAAATCTTGCGAAAAAGCAGGTATTCTTTCTGAAGTTAAAAAACGCGAACACTTTGAAAAGCCTTCTGTAAGACTTAAAAAGAAATCTATCGCAGCTCGTAAGCGCGCTGTTAAGAAATCTCGTAAAGGTTGGGGCGAATAG
- a CDS encoding response regulator transcription factor, whose translation MQNYGTNMNVGVTLAAKKIVIVDDYEESCKLLSEILSSTYDCKYTSDSMSAMQLINEQKPDLILLDYKMPGMLGVDVCREVREQAEIKNTPIIFVSGAATIDERIKAFETGANDFISKPFHVKELILRIKARLAEKEPEVTAELIAGNLRMNLLSRQIFIDSEEVSLTPKQFDILKLLVADKNNLVTREKCLNEIWGDSDVTSRNVDSQINYLKRKIAKFNGRIVAVPSLGYRLEA comes from the coding sequence ATGCAGAATTACGGAACAAACATGAACGTAGGGGTGACCTTGGCTGCGAAAAAAATCGTCATAGTCGATGACTATGAGGAGAGCTGCAAGCTCTTGTCAGAAATTCTAAGCTCTACCTATGATTGCAAATACACGTCGGACAGCATGTCGGCCATGCAACTTATTAACGAACAAAAGCCGGACCTGATCCTTTTGGATTATAAAATGCCAGGAATGTTGGGTGTGGATGTTTGCCGCGAAGTTCGTGAGCAGGCGGAAATCAAGAATACACCAATCATTTTTGTCTCCGGTGCCGCAACTATCGATGAACGAATCAAAGCCTTTGAAACTGGTGCAAATGATTTCATCTCAAAGCCATTTCACGTCAAAGAACTTATTCTAAGAATCAAAGCCCGTTTGGCGGAAAAAGAGCCGGAAGTGACGGCAGAGTTGATCGCCGGTAACTTAAGAATGAATCTTTTGTCCCGTCAGATCTTCATTGATTCAGAAGAGGTGAGTTTAACGCCGAAGCAGTTTGATATTTTGAAGCTGTTGGTGGCTGACAAAAACAATCTGGTCACGCGTGAAAAATGTTTGAACGAAATCTGGGGCGACTCGGATGTGACTTCACGTAACGTGGACTCCCAAATCAACTATCTGAAGCGCAAAATTGCCAAGTTCAATGGTCGCATTGTGGCGGTGCCTTCTTTGGGCTACCGACTGGAAGCATAG
- the tadA gene encoding tRNA adenosine(34) deaminase TadA, producing MKTSHDQDIKWMRKALELARTAGENGEVPIGAVLVSPTGALLSKAANVRETLHTPLGHAELLCLHRAAKKLQSWRLEDCTLYVTLEPCVMCAGAIQQARVGRVVYAAKDAKGGAVESLYHVLSDSRLNHQVAVTTGVLEKECSDLISAFFQGRRDEQKLVKSEKVYRHRASAVVVYKSKLLGFHAEDPVSKKKYFFLPGGKIDSGETAATTAVRETLEETDYKIKVFPDTEFRRKYDFTWNGKNQPCDTVFYLATLNEPWHEVREVQDADYHRGVAWIDLKDVDKIFSYDKDILWAVQKLTKTARKMKL from the coding sequence ATGAAGACGAGTCACGACCAAGACATTAAATGGATGCGCAAGGCTTTGGAACTTGCGCGCACAGCCGGTGAAAACGGCGAAGTACCTATTGGCGCTGTATTGGTCTCCCCAACCGGGGCACTTTTATCCAAAGCCGCGAATGTTCGCGAGACTCTTCATACTCCCCTGGGCCATGCAGAACTATTGTGCCTGCACAGAGCCGCCAAAAAACTTCAATCCTGGCGTTTGGAAGACTGCACTCTGTATGTGACCCTTGAGCCCTGCGTGATGTGCGCCGGTGCTATTCAGCAAGCGCGCGTGGGCCGCGTGGTTTATGCCGCGAAGGACGCCAAAGGTGGAGCGGTTGAAAGTCTTTATCACGTATTGAGTGATTCCCGATTGAATCATCAGGTGGCAGTTACAACGGGAGTTCTGGAAAAAGAATGTTCAGATTTGATCTCAGCCTTTTTTCAAGGCCGCCGTGATGAACAGAAATTGGTGAAATCTGAAAAGGTGTACCGCCATCGTGCTTCCGCGGTGGTGGTTTATAAGAGTAAACTTTTAGGTTTTCATGCTGAAGATCCAGTTTCCAAAAAGAAGTACTTCTTCCTGCCAGGCGGAAAGATTGACTCCGGCGAAACAGCCGCGACAACGGCTGTGCGCGAGACTTTGGAAGAAACTGATTATAAGATCAAAGTTTTTCCAGATACAGAATTCCGCCGCAAGTACGACTTCACTTGGAACGGAAAAAACCAGCCGTGCGATACAGTCTTCTATCTGGCGACCCTAAACGAACCTTGGCACGAGGTTCGCGAAGTTCAGGATGCTGACTATCATCGCGGCGTCGCGTGGATTGATTTGAAAGACGTCGACAAAATATTTTCATATGACAAAGACATTTTGTGGGCCGTGCAAAAGCTTACAAAAACTGCCCGTAAAATGAAACTTTAG
- a CDS encoding translation initiation factor, which yields MKNTRLVYSTDPKDNVVCPQCKELKSDCKCRPEDDASQKFVVIFRLEKNGRGGKTVTVLDGLPRNEEFLKGFAKELKAKCGVGGSHSIGEKFGLVEIQGDKRDAVKKILQAKGISFKGM from the coding sequence ATGAAAAATACTCGTCTGGTGTATAGCACTGATCCCAAGGACAACGTCGTTTGTCCTCAATGCAAAGAACTTAAAAGCGATTGTAAGTGTCGTCCCGAGGACGACGCCTCACAAAAGTTCGTTGTTATATTTCGTCTTGAAAAGAACGGTCGCGGGGGCAAGACTGTAACCGTACTTGATGGACTGCCGCGGAACGAAGAGTTCCTGAAAGGTTTCGCAAAGGAATTGAAAGCCAAGTGTGGGGTCGGTGGATCTCATTCAATCGGAGAAAAATTCGGCTTGGTTGAGATTCAGGGAGATAAGCGAGACGCAGTCAAAAAAATTTTACAGGCAAAAGGAATTTCGTTTAAGGGCATGTAG
- a CDS encoding DUF444 family protein, which produces MAIREDQNRFRDIVKGKVKEDLRKYVSQGEMIGKREDEYVKIPLPRIDIPNFRYGPKQSGGVGQGEGQPGQDVGDPGEGGQGQAGEAPGEHMVEVELSMEELAEILGEKLQLPRIEPKGHKNIDSLKTKFTGIAPVGPEGLRHFKSSYKSALKRQIGSGTYNAEEPLVLPIRRDMKYKSFKKVNQPQTQAVIIYMMDVSGSMGEEQKEIVRLESFWINTWLKKHYKGLETRFIIHDAAAKEVDEDTFYRTSESGGTLISSAYKLCQEIIQADYPTNEWNIYPFHFSDGDNWSGEDTRLCVKMLQEFFLPNCNVFGYGQVESKYGSGQFLKDLQKEFGEDERITLSQIESRDKILDSIKDFLGKGR; this is translated from the coding sequence ATGGCAATACGGGAAGATCAAAACCGATTTAGAGATATCGTAAAGGGGAAGGTCAAAGAAGACCTTCGCAAGTACGTATCGCAAGGTGAGATGATTGGGAAGAGGGAGGATGAGTACGTCAAAATCCCACTTCCACGCATTGATATTCCCAATTTCCGTTACGGTCCCAAGCAGTCTGGTGGTGTCGGCCAAGGTGAAGGCCAGCCGGGCCAGGATGTTGGTGATCCAGGCGAAGGCGGGCAAGGTCAAGCGGGCGAGGCTCCTGGCGAACACATGGTGGAAGTTGAGCTTTCAATGGAAGAGCTTGCGGAAATCCTGGGCGAAAAGCTGCAGTTGCCACGCATCGAGCCCAAAGGTCACAAGAATATTGATTCTTTAAAAACGAAGTTTACCGGCATCGCTCCGGTGGGACCTGAGGGACTTCGTCATTTTAAATCTTCATATAAAAGCGCATTGAAACGTCAGATCGGTTCAGGAACCTACAACGCGGAAGAGCCGCTGGTGCTGCCGATCCGTCGGGATATGAAGTACAAGTCCTTTAAAAAAGTGAATCAGCCACAAACCCAGGCGGTCATCATTTATATGATGGACGTATCGGGCTCGATGGGTGAGGAGCAAAAGGAAATCGTTCGACTGGAAAGCTTCTGGATCAACACGTGGCTTAAGAAACATTATAAGGGTCTTGAGACTCGTTTCATTATCCATGATGCTGCCGCGAAAGAGGTCGACGAGGATACTTTCTATAGAACAAGCGAATCGGGCGGTACTTTGATCAGCTCTGCCTACAAGCTTTGTCAGGAGATCATCCAAGCGGATTATCCAACGAATGAATGGAATATTTATCCCTTCCACTTCAGTGACGGAGATAACTGGAGCGGCGAGGACACGCGTCTTTGTGTGAAGATGCTGCAGGAGTTCTTCCTGCCTAACTGTAACGTCTTTGGTTATGGCCAAGTCGAAAGTAAATACGGCAGTGGTCAGTTTTTAAAAGACTTACAAAAGGAATTCGGCGAGGACGAACGAATCACTCTCAGTCAAATCGAAAGCAGAGACAAGATTCTGGATTCTATCAAAGACTTCCTTGGCAAAGGTCGCTGA
- a CDS encoding PrkA family serine protein kinase, with protein sequence MSSKIDLHSLISNWQNSSVNAKEHWSGTFSEYLDLVKANPKITRNAYQRMFDMIIEEGTETYLDFKKEVVRYKFFSDQFNNGKDAVFGLDVQLMKLVNVLKSASLGYGTEKRVILLHGPVGSAKSTICRMLKKGLERYSHQPQGALYTFEWIDEKNELKGLLGKDVKVFPSPMNEEPLLLIPEEMRNSLYEQINKGQEGSFRVHVDGELSPPSRFIFKHLMEHYDGDLMSVLKHVRVRRLFVSEADRIGIGTFQPKDEKNQDSTELTGDINYRKIAEYGSDSDPRAFNFDGEFNVANRGMIEFVEVLKLDVAFLYDLLGASQEHRVKPKKFAQTHIDEVIIGHTNEPEYRRLQDNEFMEALRDRTVKIDIPYITRWKDEINIYKRDFNSQKVRGISIAPHTVEMAAMWAILTRLEKPKKANLTRLQKLKLYNGKTLPNYTEDNVRELRKETQREGLEGISARYIQDKLSNALVNAQQSNKGSVNPFMVFKELESGLKSHSLLSNEELKAEYKELLGVVMQEYEEIIKAEVQRAISADESAMARLCSNYIDNVKAYTQKERVRNQFTGNDEEPDERLMRSIEDKIEIPESRKDDFRREIMNYIGALALEGKKFNFKMNERLHKAIELKLFEDQKDSIKLTTLVSNAVDKDTQEKIDIVKTRLIKDFGYDEISATDVLHYVASIFARGDVKSR encoded by the coding sequence ATGTCCTCTAAGATTGACCTTCACTCGCTGATCAGCAACTGGCAGAACTCCAGCGTCAATGCTAAAGAACATTGGAGCGGTACTTTCTCTGAGTACTTGGATCTCGTCAAAGCTAATCCAAAAATAACCAGAAATGCTTATCAACGCATGTTCGACATGATTATTGAAGAAGGTACGGAAACGTACCTTGATTTCAAAAAAGAAGTCGTGCGCTATAAGTTTTTCAGCGACCAATTCAACAACGGCAAAGACGCGGTCTTCGGACTTGATGTGCAGTTGATGAAATTGGTGAATGTACTGAAATCCGCCTCATTGGGTTACGGTACTGAGAAACGTGTGATCCTGCTTCACGGACCGGTGGGAAGTGCCAAGTCCACAATCTGCCGTATGTTGAAGAAAGGTTTGGAGAGATATTCTCACCAGCCGCAAGGTGCGCTTTACACTTTCGAATGGATTGATGAAAAGAATGAACTCAAAGGTTTGTTGGGCAAAGACGTAAAAGTTTTCCCTTCGCCAATGAATGAAGAGCCATTGCTTTTGATTCCGGAAGAAATGCGCAATTCCCTTTATGAGCAAATCAACAAGGGACAGGAAGGCTCCTTCCGTGTGCATGTGGATGGTGAGCTTTCGCCTCCTTCGCGCTTTATCTTTAAACATTTAATGGAGCATTACGACGGCGATCTGATGAGCGTGCTAAAACACGTGCGTGTAAGACGTCTGTTTGTTTCCGAAGCTGATCGCATAGGTATCGGTACTTTCCAACCTAAAGACGAAAAGAATCAGGACTCCACAGAGCTTACAGGTGATATCAATTACCGTAAGATTGCAGAATACGGTTCTGACTCAGATCCTCGTGCATTTAACTTTGACGGGGAGTTCAACGTTGCCAATCGCGGTATGATTGAATTCGTCGAGGTTCTAAAGCTTGATGTGGCCTTCCTGTATGACCTTTTGGGAGCATCACAGGAACACAGAGTTAAGCCTAAGAAGTTTGCGCAAACTCATATCGACGAAGTGATTATTGGTCACACCAATGAGCCCGAGTACCGTCGTTTGCAAGACAATGAATTCATGGAAGCCCTTCGTGACCGTACGGTTAAGATCGACATTCCGTATATCACTCGCTGGAAGGATGAGATCAACATCTATAAACGTGATTTCAACTCCCAGAAAGTACGCGGCATTTCCATTGCCCCTCACACGGTAGAGATGGCAGCGATGTGGGCGATCCTGACTCGCCTGGAAAAACCGAAGAAAGCAAATCTGACTCGTTTGCAAAAATTGAAACTATATAATGGTAAAACGCTACCGAACTACACTGAAGACAACGTGCGCGAGCTTCGTAAGGAAACTCAACGCGAAGGTCTGGAAGGTATTTCGGCCCGTTATATCCAGGATAAACTTTCCAATGCGCTGGTGAATGCTCAGCAATCCAATAAAGGTTCTGTGAATCCGTTCATGGTCTTTAAGGAATTGGAATCAGGTCTTAAGAGTCACTCGCTTCTTTCAAACGAAGAACTGAAAGCAGAATACAAAGAGCTTTTGGGTGTCGTGATGCAGGAATACGAAGAGATCATCAAGGCCGAAGTGCAACGTGCGATTAGCGCTGATGAAAGCGCGATGGCAAGATTGTGCTCGAACTATATTGATAACGTAAAAGCCTATACTCAGAAGGAACGCGTTCGTAACCAGTTCACTGGAAATGACGAGGAGCCGGATGAGCGTTTGATGAGATCGATCGAAGATAAGATCGAGATCCCAGAGTCCCGTAAAGATGATTTCCGTCGTGAGATCATGAATTACATTGGTGCCCTGGCTCTTGAAGGGAAGAAATTCAACTTCAAGATGAACGAACGCCTGCACAAGGCAATTGAGTTGAAGCTTTTTGAGGACCAAAAAGACTCGATCAAGCTTACAACCCTTGTCAGCAATGCGGTTGATAAAGATACCCAGGAAAAGATTGATATCGTTAAAACGCGTCTTATTAAAGACTTCGGTTACGATGAGATCTCTGCGACGGATGTTCTGCATTACGTGGCAAGTATCTTCGCCCGAGGCGATGTGAAAAGTAGATAA
- a CDS encoding SpoVR family protein yields MANLTPELEAERKRICQIAKDAGLDCFETIFELITYDQISQFAAYGGFPVRYPHWKFGMEYEHLSKSYEYGLSKIYEMVINTDPCYAYLMEGNAMMDQKLVMAHVYGHCDFFKNNIWFSKTNRKMMDQMANHATRIRRYMDRYGQDTVENFIDVCLSLENLIDRYSPYVEKSVTKSQPPPQEKNYLLKVERDYMRDYINPPSFVQEQKIRAQNEAEEKAQRFPQEPEKDILNFFIHHAPLADWQVDVLTIIRDEAYYFAPQGMTKTMNEGWASYWHSKLMTTKILNDSEIIDFADHHAGTMAMAPNGYNPYKVGIELFRDIEERWNKGQFGREFEECDDVKERKHWDKKLGLGRDKIFEVRKVCNDVTFIDQFLNEDFCVRNKLFVYKFNKKTQKFEVDTSNFKAIKSQLLFHMTNFGQPIIRIEDANFENRGELLLNHLHEGIDMQPDFMSETLKNVYKLWNRPVNIATIMDETPQLFRFDGKEYTQHKLSGEGPSPNPATEESSG; encoded by the coding sequence ATGGCAAACTTAACCCCGGAATTAGAAGCAGAACGAAAGCGCATTTGCCAGATCGCCAAGGATGCGGGGCTGGATTGCTTCGAAACTATTTTCGAGTTGATCACTTATGATCAGATTTCTCAATTTGCTGCCTATGGCGGGTTTCCAGTCAGATATCCTCACTGGAAATTCGGTATGGAGTACGAGCATCTTTCCAAGAGCTACGAATATGGTCTTTCAAAAATCTATGAAATGGTGATTAACACGGATCCTTGCTACGCATACCTGATGGAAGGCAATGCGATGATGGATCAGAAGCTGGTGATGGCCCATGTGTACGGTCACTGTGACTTCTTTAAGAACAATATCTGGTTTTCAAAAACAAATCGTAAAATGATGGACCAAATGGCGAATCACGCGACAAGAATTCGCCGCTATATGGATCGCTATGGTCAGGACACAGTCGAAAACTTTATTGATGTTTGCTTAAGTCTGGAAAACCTGATCGATCGTTACTCTCCCTATGTGGAAAAGTCTGTGACTAAGTCGCAACCTCCACCGCAGGAAAAAAACTATCTGTTGAAAGTGGAGCGCGATTACATGCGCGACTACATCAATCCGCCGTCCTTCGTTCAAGAGCAAAAAATCAGAGCGCAGAACGAGGCCGAAGAGAAAGCTCAGCGCTTTCCGCAGGAGCCGGAAAAGGACATCCTCAATTTCTTTATTCATCACGCACCCCTGGCTGATTGGCAGGTGGATGTTTTGACCATTATCCGGGACGAAGCGTACTATTTCGCTCCTCAAGGTATGACCAAAACAATGAATGAAGGCTGGGCTTCATATTGGCATTCAAAGTTGATGACGACCAAGATCTTAAATGATTCCGAGATTATCGACTTTGCAGATCATCATGCGGGAACGATGGCTATGGCTCCGAACGGTTACAATCCCTACAAAGTGGGCATTGAACTGTTCCGTGATATTGAGGAGCGCTGGAATAAAGGTCAATTCGGTCGCGAATTCGAAGAGTGTGATGACGTGAAAGAGCGCAAACACTGGGATAAAAAATTGGGACTTGGGCGCGACAAGATTTTTGAAGTTCGTAAAGTATGCAATGACGTAACTTTCATCGATCAATTTCTGAACGAGGATTTTTGTGTCAGAAATAAATTGTTCGTTTATAAGTTCAATAAGAAAACACAGAAGTTTGAAGTCGATACCAGTAACTTTAAGGCGATCAAGTCTCAGTTGCTGTTCCATATGACTAACTTTGGGCAGCCGATCATTCGTATCGAGGATGCAAACTTTGAAAACAGAGGAGAGTTGTTGTTGAATCACCTTCACGAGGGTATCGACATGCAACCTGACTTCATGAGCGAAACGTTGAAGAATGTTTACAAGCTTTGGAATCGTCCGGTGAACATCGCGACGATTATGGATGAAACACCACAGCTTTTCAGATTCGACGGAAAAGAGTATACTCAGCACAAATTAAGCGGAGAAGGGCCATCCCCGAATCCCGCAACTGAGGAGAGCTCTGGTTAG
- a CDS encoding GatB/YqeY domain-containing protein, translating into MEIRDKIMADVKAAMIAKESLKLTALRGLQAAIKNREIDMRPDPITPEEVMNVVKKLVKQRKESIDQFQQAGRQDLVDQESAELKVLEVYLPAQMGREQIEALVVEVIAATGAKTVKDMGPVMKEVIARAGGAADNKVVSEVIKAKLA; encoded by the coding sequence ATGGAAATCAGAGACAAAATCATGGCTGATGTTAAAGCCGCAATGATCGCAAAAGAATCACTTAAGCTGACAGCACTTCGTGGCCTGCAAGCGGCGATCAAAAATCGTGAAATCGATATGCGCCCAGACCCAATCACTCCGGAAGAAGTGATGAACGTCGTAAAAAAATTAGTTAAACAACGTAAAGAATCCATCGACCAATTCCAACAAGCCGGTCGTCAGGATCTAGTGGATCAAGAATCTGCAGAATTGAAAGTTCTGGAAGTTTACTTGCCTGCACAAATGGGCCGCGAGCAAATCGAAGCTCTTGTTGTTGAAGTTATCGCTGCCACTGGCGCGAAAACTGTTAAAGACATGGGCCCGGTGATGAAAGAAGTCATCGCTCGTGCCGGTGGCGCTGCTGACAACAAAGTTGTAAGCGAAGTTATCAAAGCCAAACTAGCCTAG
- the dnaG gene encoding DNA primase: MRFSQDFIERVSEANNLVDIISQYTQLKQSGSGLMGRCPFPDHAEKTASFSVSEVKQVYHCFGCHKSGNLYSFLRDYQGMSFPEAVEYLANRASIPIPAPEAHDPQRDQAADKKKSLLKVNKLAADYFSEQLRRVSNDHPVKKYIASRGLSQEVIDTFGIGYAIAEWDGLERVLQNKQVPMALAEEARLVKARNGKPGYFDIFRDRLMFPIFSPMGEPIAFGGRYLEKKETEPKYLNSPETPVFIKGRVLYGLSQTARYIRSEDQALIVEGYMDLVSLFQAGIRNSVATMGTALTPEHGKMLKRMTRNVVALFDGDSAGMEAAERSLPILLAADLYPKGLTLPNSMDPDDYVKKYGSEALKAELDRAPDLFMLILGRWMEGYRGDAPEKVKLADKLKPLFEVIPDQRLRDLYLAESAQKMNVTLPWLRQAVGLQSSGPVYSQNRSSFSRTVQPNQGAQQTNQTAAPQASDSVEGGKITLKGASKAEAMLLGLVLKSRANFELFVNENVLASIAHAGVKKILEKATDVYRQDLNKFDKLTSLLVSYVDHPELLFVEAPASEGDPGFDEEAEAKLLRDCFKRVRDNFLRDQAKQLALELKSEPSSEKLEQIMKAHRDRLSLNKG; encoded by the coding sequence ATGCGTTTTTCCCAAGACTTTATTGAGAGAGTGTCCGAGGCGAATAACCTCGTCGATATCATCTCCCAATACACACAGCTAAAACAGAGCGGCAGTGGCCTTATGGGGCGTTGTCCGTTTCCAGATCACGCTGAAAAAACAGCGTCGTTCTCTGTTTCAGAAGTGAAGCAGGTCTACCACTGCTTTGGTTGTCATAAGAGTGGTAACTTGTATTCATTCCTGCGCGACTATCAGGGCATGAGCTTTCCTGAGGCTGTTGAGTACCTTGCAAACCGCGCCAGCATTCCAATTCCCGCTCCTGAAGCCCATGATCCACAACGTGATCAGGCCGCTGATAAAAAGAAGTCGTTGTTAAAAGTAAACAAGCTCGCTGCTGATTATTTTTCAGAGCAACTTCGCCGCGTTTCCAATGATCACCCGGTTAAGAAATATATCGCCAGCCGTGGCCTTTCCCAGGAAGTGATCGACACTTTCGGTATTGGTTATGCCATTGCTGAATGGGACGGCTTGGAGCGCGTTTTACAGAACAAACAAGTTCCGATGGCCTTGGCTGAAGAAGCGCGTCTGGTAAAGGCTCGTAATGGCAAACCAGGCTACTTCGATATCTTCCGCGATCGTTTGATGTTCCCGATCTTTTCTCCAATGGGTGAGCCCATTGCCTTCGGTGGACGTTATTTAGAGAAAAAAGAAACTGAACCGAAATATCTGAATTCTCCCGAGACGCCGGTCTTTATCAAAGGCCGTGTGCTTTACGGACTGTCGCAAACGGCCCGCTATATTCGCTCTGAGGATCAGGCATTGATCGTTGAGGGTTATATGGATCTGGTGTCCCTGTTCCAAGCAGGCATTAGAAACTCAGTAGCCACCATGGGCACGGCTTTGACGCCGGAACACGGTAAAATGCTTAAGCGCATGACCCGCAATGTGGTCGCGCTGTTTGACGGGGATTCTGCGGGGATGGAAGCGGCTGAGCGCAGCTTGCCGATCCTGCTGGCAGCGGATTTGTATCCCAAAGGACTTACTCTTCCGAACAGTATGGACCCTGATGATTATGTGAAGAAGTACGGCTCTGAGGCTCTGAAGGCTGAATTGGACCGTGCTCCTGATCTTTTCATGTTGATCCTAGGTCGTTGGATGGAGGGTTACCGTGGTGACGCTCCTGAAAAAGTGAAGCTTGCAGATAAACTGAAGCCACTTTTTGAGGTCATTCCAGATCAGCGCCTGCGTGATTTGTACTTAGCTGAGTCCGCGCAGAAGATGAATGTGACCCTGCCGTGGCTCCGTCAGGCTGTGGGATTACAAAGCAGCGGCCCTGTATATTCGCAGAACAGAAGCTCTTTCTCTAGGACGGTGCAGCCAAATCAAGGGGCTCAGCAAACTAACCAAACAGCGGCCCCTCAAGCGTCTGACTCTGTAGAAGGTGGCAAAATCACCCTCAAAGGAGCCTCAAAAGCCGAGGCTATGCTATTAGGATTGGTACTCAAAAGTCGTGCCAATTTTGAGCTGTTTGTGAATGAAAATGTGCTGGCAAGTATCGCTCATGCAGGAGTGAAAAAGATCCTGGAAAAAGCGACTGATGTGTATAGACAAGACTTAAATAAGTTTGATAAATTGACCAGTCTCCTTGTCTCCTATGTAGATCATCCGGAATTATTATTTGTAGAGGCACCAGCCAGTGAAGGTGACCCCGGATTTGATGAAGAAGCTGAGGCGAAGCTTCTGCGCGATTGCTTTAAGCGCGTGCGCGACAATTTCTTGCGCGATCAAGCAAAGCAGTTGGCTCTGGAATTAAAGTCCGAGCCAAGTTCAGAAAAGTTGGAACAGATTATGAAGGCACACAGAGATCGACTATCTCTGAATAAAGGATAA